The Triticum dicoccoides isolate Atlit2015 ecotype Zavitan chromosome 6A, WEW_v2.0, whole genome shotgun sequence genome has a window encoding:
- the LOC119316994 gene encoding CCAAT/enhancer-binding protein zeta-like → MTELNPKPKSAKKARKAAAGGEEEGMDSLKSDVIPKLKSSKKSKKPAADEGEEKGADALKSDVSPEPNPTKKKKKKKKKKKKPAAGGEEDDIGAIKSDVASFASSLGLVPGAGNSSGFDDSDFRKSGPMSAPKPPKHPQTPEAPANTDPPQHPKPTKKPHPLELHGPHTAATTSATTNYPLVKAGALSGQWYADAAELEVRVLGDRKHAAPAVGLQEMQRMVERKRELAEKLMAQYSREYDSVRRGTGDLKLLEMSAKSGTSADKVSAFTCLVEDNPIANMRALDSLLGMVASKVGKRYAFTGFDALRELFEMRLLPDRKLKSLIQRPLDILPETKDGYSLLLFWHWEDCLKQRYEKFVIALEDALKDMLPSLKDKAMKTVSALLKSKSEQERRLLTALVNKLGDPERRAASSAAYLLTGLLSTHPNMKMVVIDEVDSFLFRPHVGLRAKYQAVNFLSHIFLTSKGDGPKIAKRLVDVYIAVFKVLMSCPRDSKGEKQSKHGKKKVENGKTKGREDKVNDSNSHGNHEMDPPAGTDLEMDSRLLSALLSGVNRALPYVASSEVDDIVEVQTPILFRLVHSENFNVGVQALMLLYQISTKNQIASDRFYRALYAKLLSPSAVTSSKPELFLGLLVKAMKNDVMLKRVAAFSKRLLQVALQRPPQYACGCLFILSEVLKTKPPLWTIVLQNESVDDGIEHFEDIVENPEDPAIASTSPIKQDSMLASLEKYNSDSEDDSDATKQVKVSASDEKGQTNASAEGSTSHVLYNPRHREPSYCNADRASWWELTLLASHVHPSVFTMARTLLSGNNIVYNGDPLTDLSLPAFLDKFMEKKPKGNRIAEGKWHGGSQIAPAKKLDLNHHLIGQDLLELAENEVPPEDVVFHRFYMNKTGPIKPKAKKKASVLDEDTGELLADDVDDVSDESDDEMQEVDESDDEMQELEDESAEDGEYDYDNLDAKAFEEEGDLLRDDSDADVLDDISDDDEDDDEDDGLNMSYVDESADDSDDDVTDVKAAAAARGQKRKSRSTPFASLEEYEHLMEGEAEKSTLKKQRKHKEAGDSVGRKERGQKQSGSLRRSKRSE, encoded by the exons ATGACGGAGCTAAACCCTAAGCCCAAGTCCGCAAAGAAAGCGAGGAAGGCCGCcgctggtggggaggaggaggGCATGGACTCGCTCAAGTCCGATGTAATCCCCAAGCTGAAGTCCAGCAAGAAATCAAAGAAGCCCGCCGCCGACGAGGGTGAAGAGAAGGGCGCGGACGCGCTCAAGTCCGACGTAAGTCCCGAACCGAATcccaccaagaagaagaagaagaagaagaagaagaagaagaagcccgccgccgGTGGGGAGGAGGATGACATTGGCGCGATCAAGTCCGACGTCGCCTCGTTCGCCTCATCGCTGGGACTTGTCCCCGGCGCCGGCAACTCCTCCGGGTTCGACGACTCCGACTTCCGCAAGTCGGGCCCCATGAGCGCCCCCAAACCGCCCAAGCACCCCCAAACCCCAGAAGCGCCCGCAAACACCGATCCCCCCCAACACCCTAAACCTACCAAGAAGCCGCATCCTCTCGAGCTCCATGGCCCTCATACCGCCGCCACCACCAGTGCCACCACCAATTACCCGCTTGTAAAGGCCGGTGCTCTCTCCGGGCAGTGGTATGCTGATGCTGCTGAGCTGGAGGTCAGGGTCCTAGGCGACCGTAAGCATGCCGCACCAGCAGTGGGGCTTCAGGAGATGCAGCGGATGGTGGAGCGGAAGCGGGAGCTGGCGGAGAAGCTCATGGCGCAATACTCGAGGGAGTATGACTCGGTGCGGCGGGGAACTGGTGATCTGAAGCTCCTGGAGATGTCGGCCAAGTCTGGTACATCAGCCGATAAGGTGTCGGCGTTCACATGTCTAGTCGAGGACAATCCAATTGCAAACATGAGGGCGCTTGACTCTCTCCTCG GTATGGTAGCATCAAAGGTTGGTAAAAGGTATGCATTCACAGGCTTTGATGCATTGAGGGAGTTGTTCGAAATGAG GTTATTGCCTGATCGTAAGTTGAAAAGTCTTATTCAGCGCCCATTAGACATTTTACCTGAAACAAAAGATGGCTACTCGCTTCTCCTATTCTGGCATTGGGAAGACTGCTTGAAACAGAG GTATGAGAAGTTTGTTATTGCACTGGAGGATGCGTTAAAAGATATGCTGCCAAGCCTGAAGGACAAAGCAATGAAG ACAGTTTCTGCCCTTCTAAAGAGTAAATCTGAACAGGAACGCCGGTTACTTACAGCTCTTGTTAACAAA CTTGGAGATCCTGAAAGGAGGGCAGCATCAAGTGCCGCATATCTGTTAACAGGTCTTCTGTCCACTCATCCAAATATGAAG ATGGTTGTGATAGATGAGGTGGACTCATTTCTGTTCAGACCACATGTTGGGCTTCGGGCCAAATACCAAGCC GTCAACTTTTTGAGCCATATTTTTCTTACcagtaaaggagatggacctaaaaTTGCAAAACGGTTGGTGGATGTCTACATTGCGGTTTTCAAG GTACTCATGTCTTGCCCTCGTGATAGTAAAGGAGAAAAACAAAGTAAACATGGCAAGAAAAAGGTTGAAAATGGGAAAACAAAGGGGCGAGAGGACAAGGTCAACGACTCCAATTCACATGGAAACCATGAAATGGATCCACCAGCAGGAACAGATTTAGAGATGGATTCCCGCCTTCTCTCTGCCCTTTTATCT GGCGTAAATAGAGCGTTACCATATGTTGCAAGCTCTGAAGTTGATGATATTGTGGAAGTTCAGACACCAATTCTTTTTAGACTG GTTCACTCTGAGAACTTCAATGTTGGTGTTCAGGCGTTAATGCTTTTATATCAGATCTCCACAAAAAATCAGATAGCAAGTGACCGTTTTTACCGTGCGTTATATGCGAAACTTTTGAGTCCTTCAGCTGTTACTTCATCAAAG CCGGAATTATTTCTGGGTCTGTTGGTGAAAGCAATGAAGAACGATGTAATGCTGAAGAGAGTAGCTGCATTTTCGAAGCGTCTGCTTCAG GTGGCTCTTCAACGCCCTCCACAGTATGCTTGTGGATGCCTTTTCATACTGTCTGAGGTCCTTAAAACAAAGCCACCATTATG GACGATTGTGCTCCAGAATGAATCTGTCGATGATGGTATCGAACACTTCGAAGACATAGTAGAGAATCCTGAGGACCCTGCTATTGCTTCAACAAGTCCAATCAAACAGGATAGTATGTTGGCTTCACTTGAGAAATACAATTCTGACAGCGAGGATGATTCTGATGCTACGAAACAAGTAAAAGTGTCCGCTAGTGATGAGAAGGGTCAAACCAATGCATCAGCTGAGGGGTCGACATCACATGTATTATATAATCCACGACACAGAGAGCCTTCTTACTG CAACGCGGATCGTGCTAGTTGGTGGGAGCTAACGTTATTGGCCTCACATGTGCACCCGTCAGTATTTACAATGGCTAGGACATTGCTATCTGGAAACAATATTGTCTATAATGGTGATCCATTGACAGACCTGTCGCTTCCTGCCTTCCTTGACAAATTCATGGAGAAGAAACCAAAAGGAAACCGCATTGCTGAAGGGAAATGGCATGGTGGATCACAAATTGCACCAGCTAAAAAG CTTGACCTGAATCATCATCTCATTGGACAAGATCTGCTAGAATTGGCAGAAAATGAAGTTCCTCCAGAAGATGTTGTTTTCCACCGCTTCTACATGAACAAGACAGGCCCTATTAAGCCCAAGGCAAAGAAGAAAGCTTCAGTTCTGGATGAAGATACTGGAGAGCTCTTAGCTGATGACGTTGATGATGTCAGTGATGAAAGTGATGACGAGATGCAGGAGGTGGATGAAAGTGATGACGAGATGCAGGAGCTGGAAGATGAGTCTGCGGAGGATGGAGAATATGACTACGACAATCTGGACGCCAAGGCATTTGAGGAGGAAGGGGATTTGCTTAGAGATGACAGTGATGCTGATGTGTTGGATGACATTtcagatgacgacgaggatgatgatgaagatgatggtcTTAACATGTCATATGTGGACGAGAGTGCTGACGATTCAGATGATGATGTTACCGATGTAAAGGCTGCAGCTGCAGCCCGTGGGCAAAAGCGAAAGAGCCGCTCAACTCCATTTGCAAGTCTAGAAGAGTACGAACATCTCATGGAGGGGGAGGCTGAGAAGTCTACTTTGAAGAAGCAGCGGAAGCACAAGGAAGCTGGGGACAGTGTGGGCCGTAAGGAGAGAGGACAGAAACAGTCGGGATCACTAAGGAGGTCCAAGAGATCTGAATGA